A genomic stretch from Acinonyx jubatus isolate Ajub_Pintada_27869175 chromosome E2, VMU_Ajub_asm_v1.0, whole genome shotgun sequence includes:
- the PRX gene encoding periaxin isoform X2, which translates to MEARSRSAEELRRAELVEIIVETEAQTGVSGINVAGGGKEGIFVRELREDSPAARSLSLQEGDQLLSARVFFENFKYEDALRLLQCAEPYKVSFCLKRTVPTGDLALRPGTVAGYEIKGPRAKVAKLNIQSLSPVKKKKMVVPGALGAPAELAPVDVEFSFPKFSRLRRGLKAEAVKGPVPAAPARRRLQLPRLRVREVAEEAQAARLAAAAPPPRKAKVEAEMAAGARFTAPQVELVGPRLPGAEVGVPQVSAPKGLGEVALHLPSLGLGAPAPPPVEPAALGIQVPQVELPALPSLPALPTLPCLETREGAVVVTVPTLDVAAPTVGVDLALPGAEVEARGEAPEVALKMPRLSFPRFGARAKEVAEAKVAKASPEARVKGPRLRMPTFGLSLLEPRPAAAEAAVESKLKLPTIKMPSFGIGVSAPEVKMPKGPEVKLPKAPDVKLPKVPEAALPAVQLPEVELPKVSEIKLPKVPEMAVPEVRLPEVQLPKVPEMKLPEMKLPKVSEMAVPEVRLPEVQLPKVPEMKLPKVPEMKLPKVPEMAVPEVQLPEVQLPKVPEMKLPEVKLPKMPEMAVPEVRLPEVQLPKVSEMKLPKVPEMAVPEVRLPEVQLPKVSEMKVPDVKLPEIKLPKVPEMAVPDVHLPEVQLPKVSEMRLPEVQVPKVPDVHLPKAPEVKLPKAPEVRLKAEQAEAVEFGLKMPKMTMPKLGRAESPPRGKPVEARAEAPGKLVTLPCLQPEAGAEARVGVPSLSLPSVELDLPRALSLEGQVPAAEAGKVERAESPGAAAGVGEVAFRMPSVEIITPQLPTVEVEEGRLEAMEMKAKPSSKFSLPKFGLSGPKVAKAEAEGAGRATKLKVSKFAISLPKARAGTEAEAKGAGEAGLLPALDLSIPQLSLDAHLPTGKVEVAGADVKLKGPRFALPKFGVKGRDTEVGEAVSGGAELEGKGWGWDRKVKASKLKMPSFGLARGKEAEIQGGRGSPGEKPESLAGQLKIPEVELVTLGAQEDGGAEGAVAVSGVRLPGLQVSTTRQAGAEGQEGGLRMPLGISLPQVELPGLGEAGLGATPGQQVKGAAPSAEGTAGYRVQVPQVTLSLPGAQVAGGELLVGEGVFKMPAVTVPQLELDVGLSREAQVGEAATGEGGLRLKMPTLGARAEAGEEGPGDQPPGAERTFRLSLPDVELSPPAVGSHAEYQVAEGEGDAGHKLKVRLPRFGLVRAKEGMEEGEKTKSPKLRLPRVGFSQSEVVTGEGSPSPEEEEEEGGGEGAPGRRGRVRVRLPRVGLATPSKASRGQEGDAAPKSPGGEKSPKFRFPRVSLSPKTRSGSGDREEGGFRVRLPSVGFSETGAPGPARMEGAQAVI; encoded by the exons ATGGAGGCCAGGAGCCGGAGTGCTGAG GAGCTGAGGCGGGCGGAGTTGGTGGAGATCATCGTGGAGACGGAGGCGCAGACCGGGGTCAGCGGCATCAACGTAGCAGGTGGCGGCAAGGAGGGAATCTTTGTCCGCGAGCTTCGGGAGGATTCGCCCGCGGCCAGGAGCCTCAGCCTGCAGGAAG GGGACCAGCTGCTCAGCGCCAGAGTGTTCTTCGAGAACTTCAAGTACGAGGACGCACTACGCCTGCTGCAATGTGCCGAACCTTACAAGGTCTCCTTCTGCCTGAAGCGCACTGTGCCCACCGGGGACCTGGCGCTGCGGCCTGGGACCGTGGCTGGCTACGAGATCAAGGGCCCACGGGCCAAGGTGGCCAAGCTG aacATCCAGAGTCTGTCCCctgtgaagaagaagaagatggtgGTACCCGGGGCCCTGGGGGCCCCTGCAGAGCTGGCCCCTGTTGACGTCGAATTCTCCTTTCCCAAGTTCTCCCGTCTACGTCGGGGCCTCAAAGCTGAGGCTGTCAAGGGTCCTGTCCCAGCTGCCCCCGCCCGCCGGCGCCTCCAGCTGCCTCGGCTGCGCGTCCGGGAAGTGGCGGAAGAGGCCCAGGCAGCCCGGCTGGCCGCCGCCGCTCCTCCCCCAAGGAAAGCCAAAGTGGAGGCTGAGATGGCAGCAGGAGCCCGTTTCACAGCCCCCCAGGTGGAGCTGGTTGGGCCCCGGCTGCCTGGCGCCGAGGTGGGTGTCCCCCAGGTCTCAGCCCCCaaggggctgggagaggtggCCCTCCACCTGCCAAGCCTTGGACTAGgcgccccagccccacctcctgtGGAGCCCGCAGCCCTAGGGATCCAGGTCCCCCAGGTGGAGCTGCCTGCCTTGCCCTCGCTCCCCGCTCTGCCCACGCTGCCCTGCCTGGAGACCCGGGAAGGGGCTGTGGTGGTGACGGTGCCCACCCTGGACGTGGCAGCGCCCACCGTAGGGGTGGACCTGGCCTTGCCGGGTGCGGAGGTGGAGGCCCGAGGAGAGGCACCTGAGGTGGCCCTGAAGATGccccgcctcagtttcccccgcTTTGGGGCTCGAGCGAaggaagttgctgaggccaaggtgGCCAAGGCCAGCCCCGAGGCCAGGGTGAAGGGGCCCAGACTTCGAATGCCCACCTTTGGGCTTTCTCTCCTGGAGCCCCGGCCCGCTGCCGCTGAAGCTGCTGTCGAGAGCAAGCTGAAGCTGCCCACCATCAAGATGCCCTCCTTTGGCATTGGGGTCTCGGCCCCTGAGGTCAAGATGCCCAAGGGGCCGGAGGTGAAGCTCCCCAAGGCTCCTGACGTCAAGCTCCCGAAGGTGCCCGAGGCAGCCCTTCCAGCCGTGCAGCTCCCCGAGGTGGAGCTCCCCAAAGTGTCAGAGATAAAGCTCCCGAAGGTGCCAGAGATGGCCGTACCCGAGGTGCGGCTTCCAGAGGTGCAGCTGCCGAAAGTCCCCGAGATGAAGCTCCCCGAGATGAAGCTCCCGAAGGTGTCCGAGATGGCCGTGCCGGAGGTGCGACTCCCGGAGGTGCAGCTCCCGAAAGTCCCAGAGATGAAGCTCCCGAAGGTGCCCGAGATGAAACTCCCGAAGGTGCCCGAGATGGCGGTGCCCGAGGTGCAGCTCCCAGAAGTACAGCTCCCGAAAGTCCCGGAGATGAAGCTCCCAGAAGTGAAGCTCCCGAAGATGCCCGAGATGGCCGTGCCCGAGGTGCGACTCCCGGAGGTGCAGCTGCCCAAGGTCTCAGAGATGAAACTCCCGAAGGTGCCCGAGATGGCCGTGCCCGAGGTGCGACTCCCAGAGGTGCAGCTGCCCAAGGTCTCAGAGATGAAAGTCCCTGACGTGAAACTCCCCGAGATAAAACTCCCCAAGGTGCCGGAGATGGCCGTGCCTGATGTCCACCTGCCAGAGGTGCAGCTGCCAAAGGTGTCCGAGATGCGGCTGCCGGAAGTGCAGGTGCCGAAGGTCCCAGATGTGCATCTTCCAAAGGCACCCGAGGTGAAGCTGCCCAAGGCTCCGGAGGTACGGCTGAAAGCCGAGCAGGCAGAGGCGGTGGAATTTGGCCTCAAAATGCCCAAGATGACCATgcccaagctggggagggcagagtcCCCACCACGAGGCAAGCCAGTCGAGGCCAGGGCTGAGGCCCCAGGGAAGCTGGTAACGCTCCCCTGTTTGCAGCCAGAGGCGGGCGCCGAGGCTCGGGTGggtgtcccctctctctcactgccctcgGTGGAGCTAGACCTGCCGAGGGCCCTCAGCCTGGAGGGGCAGGTCCCAGCAGCCGAAGCGGGCAAGGTGGAACGGGCAGAGAGCCCCGGGGCAGCGGCAGGGGTCGGGGAAGTGGCCTTCCGGATGCCCTCCGTTGAAATCATCACTCCACAGCTGCCCACGGTGGAAGTGGAGGAAGGGCGGCTAGAGGCGATGGAGATGAAAGCCAAGCCCTCCTCCAAGTTCTCTTTGCCCAAGTTTGGACTCTCGGGGCCCAAAGTGGCCAAGGCGGAGGCTGAGGGGGCTGGGCGAGCCACCAAGCTGAAGGTGTCCAAGTTTGCCATCTCACTCCCCAAGGCCCGAGCGGGGACTGAGGCCGAGGCcaaaggggcaggggaggcaggccTCCTGCCCGCCCTCGATCTGTCCATCCCGCAGCTCAGCCTGGATGCCCATCTGCCCACGGGCAAGGTGGAGGTGGCCGGGGCTGATGTCAAGCTCAAGGGGCCCAGGTTTGCCCTGCCCAAGTTTGGGGTCAAAGGCCGGGACACTGAGGTGGGAGAAGCAGTGTCAGGGGGGGCTGAGTTGGAGGGCAAGGGCTGGGGTTGGGACAGGAAGGTGAAGGCGTCCAAGCTGAAGATGCCCTCCTTTGGGCTGGCTCGAGGGAAGGAAGCTGAGATCCAGGGCGGGCGTGGCAGCCCCGGAGAAAAGCCAGAGTCCCTGGCTGGCCAGCTTAAGATCCCCGAAGTGGAGCTGGTCACCCTGGGGGCCCAGGAGGACGGGGGCGCCGAGGGGGCAGTGGCCGTCAGTGGAGTTCGGCTACCAGGCCTGCAAGTATCCACGACCAGGCAGGCAGGTGCCGAGGGCCAGGAAGGGGGGCTGAGGATGCCCCTGGGTATCTCCCTGCCCCAGGTGGAGCTGCCCGGCCTCGGGGAGGCCGGCCTGGGTGCCACCCCCGGGCAGCAGGTCAAGGGTGCAGCCCCTTCAGCAGAGGGCACAGCAGGCTACAGGGTCCAGGTGCCTCAGGTGACCTTGTCTCTGCCTGGAGCCCAGGTGGCAGGTGGTGAGCTGTTGGTAGGTGAGGGCGTCTTCAAGATGCCTGCTGTGACGGTGCCCCAGCttgagctggacgtggggctgaGCCGGGAGGCGCAGGTTGGGGAGGCAGCCACCGGCGAGGGTGGCTTGAGGCTGAAGATGCCCACACTGGGGGCCAGGGCCGAAGCTGGGGAAGAGGGGCCTGGAGACCAGCCCCCAGGGGCCGAGCGCACCTTCCGCCTCTCGCTGCCCGACGTGGAGCTCTCGCCACCTGCTGTGGGCAGCCACGCCGAGTACCAGGTGGCAGAGGGCGAGGGGGATGCCGGACACAAGCTCAAGGTGCGGCTGCCCCGGTTCGGCCTGGTTCGGGCCAAGGAGGGCATGGAAGAGGGTGAAAAGACCAAGAGCCCAAAACTCAGGCTGCCCCGCGTGGGCTTCAGCCAGAGCGAGGTAGTCACTGGGGAAGGCTCCCCCAgccccgaggaggaggaggaggagggcggcgGGGAAGGGGCCCCCGGGCGCCGAGGCAGAGTCCGAGTCCGCCTGCCCCGCGTGGGCCTGGCCACCCCTTCCAAGGCCTCTCGGGGACAGGAGGGCGACGCAGCCCCCAAGTCCCCTGGCGGGGAGAAGTCACCTAAGTTCCGCTTCCCCCGGGTGTCCCTAAGCCCCAAGACCCGGAGTGGGAGCGGGGACCGGGAGGAGGGTGGATTCCGGGTCCGGCTGCCCAGCGTAGGGTTTTCGGAGACAGGGGCTCCAGGCCCTGCCAGGATGGAGGGGGCGCAGGCTGTCATCTGA
- the PRX gene encoding periaxin isoform X1 encodes MVMLTFFFLEPRTQEAQGAGGDPEAARPQRKGASPADDCAVPQAGLLLGGGACAQAAAQRQLLHAELKLVLQQKGERKQDPGAQVTPSSAMEARSRSAEELRRAELVEIIVETEAQTGVSGINVAGGGKEGIFVRELREDSPAARSLSLQEGDQLLSARVFFENFKYEDALRLLQCAEPYKVSFCLKRTVPTGDLALRPGTVAGYEIKGPRAKVAKLNIQSLSPVKKKKMVVPGALGAPAELAPVDVEFSFPKFSRLRRGLKAEAVKGPVPAAPARRRLQLPRLRVREVAEEAQAARLAAAAPPPRKAKVEAEMAAGARFTAPQVELVGPRLPGAEVGVPQVSAPKGLGEVALHLPSLGLGAPAPPPVEPAALGIQVPQVELPALPSLPALPTLPCLETREGAVVVTVPTLDVAAPTVGVDLALPGAEVEARGEAPEVALKMPRLSFPRFGARAKEVAEAKVAKASPEARVKGPRLRMPTFGLSLLEPRPAAAEAAVESKLKLPTIKMPSFGIGVSAPEVKMPKGPEVKLPKAPDVKLPKVPEAALPAVQLPEVELPKVSEIKLPKVPEMAVPEVRLPEVQLPKVPEMKLPEMKLPKVSEMAVPEVRLPEVQLPKVPEMKLPKVPEMKLPKVPEMAVPEVQLPEVQLPKVPEMKLPEVKLPKMPEMAVPEVRLPEVQLPKVSEMKLPKVPEMAVPEVRLPEVQLPKVSEMKVPDVKLPEIKLPKVPEMAVPDVHLPEVQLPKVSEMRLPEVQVPKVPDVHLPKAPEVKLPKAPEVRLKAEQAEAVEFGLKMPKMTMPKLGRAESPPRGKPVEARAEAPGKLVTLPCLQPEAGAEARVGVPSLSLPSVELDLPRALSLEGQVPAAEAGKVERAESPGAAAGVGEVAFRMPSVEIITPQLPTVEVEEGRLEAMEMKAKPSSKFSLPKFGLSGPKVAKAEAEGAGRATKLKVSKFAISLPKARAGTEAEAKGAGEAGLLPALDLSIPQLSLDAHLPTGKVEVAGADVKLKGPRFALPKFGVKGRDTEVGEAVSGGAELEGKGWGWDRKVKASKLKMPSFGLARGKEAEIQGGRGSPGEKPESLAGQLKIPEVELVTLGAQEDGGAEGAVAVSGVRLPGLQVSTTRQAGAEGQEGGLRMPLGISLPQVELPGLGEAGLGATPGQQVKGAAPSAEGTAGYRVQVPQVTLSLPGAQVAGGELLVGEGVFKMPAVTVPQLELDVGLSREAQVGEAATGEGGLRLKMPTLGARAEAGEEGPGDQPPGAERTFRLSLPDVELSPPAVGSHAEYQVAEGEGDAGHKLKVRLPRFGLVRAKEGMEEGEKTKSPKLRLPRVGFSQSEVVTGEGSPSPEEEEEEGGGEGAPGRRGRVRVRLPRVGLATPSKASRGQEGDAAPKSPGGEKSPKFRFPRVSLSPKTRSGSGDREEGGFRVRLPSVGFSETGAPGPARMEGAQAVI; translated from the exons ATGGTAATGCTCACCTTCTTCTTCTTAGAGCCCCGGACCCAGGAGGCCCAAGGAGCTGGAGGTGATCCTGAG GCAGCAAGACCCCAGAGGAAGGGCGCGAGCCCCGCAGACGACTGCGCAGTACCCCAGGCTGGGCTCCTGTTAGGAGGGGGTGCCTGTGCTCAGGCAGCG gcTCAGAGGCAGCTGCTCCATGCAGAACTGAAGCTGGTCCTGcagcagaagggagagaggaagcaggatcCTGGGGCCCAGGTGACTCCCAGCAGCGCCATGGAGGCCAGGAGCCGGAGTGCTGAG GAGCTGAGGCGGGCGGAGTTGGTGGAGATCATCGTGGAGACGGAGGCGCAGACCGGGGTCAGCGGCATCAACGTAGCAGGTGGCGGCAAGGAGGGAATCTTTGTCCGCGAGCTTCGGGAGGATTCGCCCGCGGCCAGGAGCCTCAGCCTGCAGGAAG GGGACCAGCTGCTCAGCGCCAGAGTGTTCTTCGAGAACTTCAAGTACGAGGACGCACTACGCCTGCTGCAATGTGCCGAACCTTACAAGGTCTCCTTCTGCCTGAAGCGCACTGTGCCCACCGGGGACCTGGCGCTGCGGCCTGGGACCGTGGCTGGCTACGAGATCAAGGGCCCACGGGCCAAGGTGGCCAAGCTG aacATCCAGAGTCTGTCCCctgtgaagaagaagaagatggtgGTACCCGGGGCCCTGGGGGCCCCTGCAGAGCTGGCCCCTGTTGACGTCGAATTCTCCTTTCCCAAGTTCTCCCGTCTACGTCGGGGCCTCAAAGCTGAGGCTGTCAAGGGTCCTGTCCCAGCTGCCCCCGCCCGCCGGCGCCTCCAGCTGCCTCGGCTGCGCGTCCGGGAAGTGGCGGAAGAGGCCCAGGCAGCCCGGCTGGCCGCCGCCGCTCCTCCCCCAAGGAAAGCCAAAGTGGAGGCTGAGATGGCAGCAGGAGCCCGTTTCACAGCCCCCCAGGTGGAGCTGGTTGGGCCCCGGCTGCCTGGCGCCGAGGTGGGTGTCCCCCAGGTCTCAGCCCCCaaggggctgggagaggtggCCCTCCACCTGCCAAGCCTTGGACTAGgcgccccagccccacctcctgtGGAGCCCGCAGCCCTAGGGATCCAGGTCCCCCAGGTGGAGCTGCCTGCCTTGCCCTCGCTCCCCGCTCTGCCCACGCTGCCCTGCCTGGAGACCCGGGAAGGGGCTGTGGTGGTGACGGTGCCCACCCTGGACGTGGCAGCGCCCACCGTAGGGGTGGACCTGGCCTTGCCGGGTGCGGAGGTGGAGGCCCGAGGAGAGGCACCTGAGGTGGCCCTGAAGATGccccgcctcagtttcccccgcTTTGGGGCTCGAGCGAaggaagttgctgaggccaaggtgGCCAAGGCCAGCCCCGAGGCCAGGGTGAAGGGGCCCAGACTTCGAATGCCCACCTTTGGGCTTTCTCTCCTGGAGCCCCGGCCCGCTGCCGCTGAAGCTGCTGTCGAGAGCAAGCTGAAGCTGCCCACCATCAAGATGCCCTCCTTTGGCATTGGGGTCTCGGCCCCTGAGGTCAAGATGCCCAAGGGGCCGGAGGTGAAGCTCCCCAAGGCTCCTGACGTCAAGCTCCCGAAGGTGCCCGAGGCAGCCCTTCCAGCCGTGCAGCTCCCCGAGGTGGAGCTCCCCAAAGTGTCAGAGATAAAGCTCCCGAAGGTGCCAGAGATGGCCGTACCCGAGGTGCGGCTTCCAGAGGTGCAGCTGCCGAAAGTCCCCGAGATGAAGCTCCCCGAGATGAAGCTCCCGAAGGTGTCCGAGATGGCCGTGCCGGAGGTGCGACTCCCGGAGGTGCAGCTCCCGAAAGTCCCAGAGATGAAGCTCCCGAAGGTGCCCGAGATGAAACTCCCGAAGGTGCCCGAGATGGCGGTGCCCGAGGTGCAGCTCCCAGAAGTACAGCTCCCGAAAGTCCCGGAGATGAAGCTCCCAGAAGTGAAGCTCCCGAAGATGCCCGAGATGGCCGTGCCCGAGGTGCGACTCCCGGAGGTGCAGCTGCCCAAGGTCTCAGAGATGAAACTCCCGAAGGTGCCCGAGATGGCCGTGCCCGAGGTGCGACTCCCAGAGGTGCAGCTGCCCAAGGTCTCAGAGATGAAAGTCCCTGACGTGAAACTCCCCGAGATAAAACTCCCCAAGGTGCCGGAGATGGCCGTGCCTGATGTCCACCTGCCAGAGGTGCAGCTGCCAAAGGTGTCCGAGATGCGGCTGCCGGAAGTGCAGGTGCCGAAGGTCCCAGATGTGCATCTTCCAAAGGCACCCGAGGTGAAGCTGCCCAAGGCTCCGGAGGTACGGCTGAAAGCCGAGCAGGCAGAGGCGGTGGAATTTGGCCTCAAAATGCCCAAGATGACCATgcccaagctggggagggcagagtcCCCACCACGAGGCAAGCCAGTCGAGGCCAGGGCTGAGGCCCCAGGGAAGCTGGTAACGCTCCCCTGTTTGCAGCCAGAGGCGGGCGCCGAGGCTCGGGTGggtgtcccctctctctcactgccctcgGTGGAGCTAGACCTGCCGAGGGCCCTCAGCCTGGAGGGGCAGGTCCCAGCAGCCGAAGCGGGCAAGGTGGAACGGGCAGAGAGCCCCGGGGCAGCGGCAGGGGTCGGGGAAGTGGCCTTCCGGATGCCCTCCGTTGAAATCATCACTCCACAGCTGCCCACGGTGGAAGTGGAGGAAGGGCGGCTAGAGGCGATGGAGATGAAAGCCAAGCCCTCCTCCAAGTTCTCTTTGCCCAAGTTTGGACTCTCGGGGCCCAAAGTGGCCAAGGCGGAGGCTGAGGGGGCTGGGCGAGCCACCAAGCTGAAGGTGTCCAAGTTTGCCATCTCACTCCCCAAGGCCCGAGCGGGGACTGAGGCCGAGGCcaaaggggcaggggaggcaggccTCCTGCCCGCCCTCGATCTGTCCATCCCGCAGCTCAGCCTGGATGCCCATCTGCCCACGGGCAAGGTGGAGGTGGCCGGGGCTGATGTCAAGCTCAAGGGGCCCAGGTTTGCCCTGCCCAAGTTTGGGGTCAAAGGCCGGGACACTGAGGTGGGAGAAGCAGTGTCAGGGGGGGCTGAGTTGGAGGGCAAGGGCTGGGGTTGGGACAGGAAGGTGAAGGCGTCCAAGCTGAAGATGCCCTCCTTTGGGCTGGCTCGAGGGAAGGAAGCTGAGATCCAGGGCGGGCGTGGCAGCCCCGGAGAAAAGCCAGAGTCCCTGGCTGGCCAGCTTAAGATCCCCGAAGTGGAGCTGGTCACCCTGGGGGCCCAGGAGGACGGGGGCGCCGAGGGGGCAGTGGCCGTCAGTGGAGTTCGGCTACCAGGCCTGCAAGTATCCACGACCAGGCAGGCAGGTGCCGAGGGCCAGGAAGGGGGGCTGAGGATGCCCCTGGGTATCTCCCTGCCCCAGGTGGAGCTGCCCGGCCTCGGGGAGGCCGGCCTGGGTGCCACCCCCGGGCAGCAGGTCAAGGGTGCAGCCCCTTCAGCAGAGGGCACAGCAGGCTACAGGGTCCAGGTGCCTCAGGTGACCTTGTCTCTGCCTGGAGCCCAGGTGGCAGGTGGTGAGCTGTTGGTAGGTGAGGGCGTCTTCAAGATGCCTGCTGTGACGGTGCCCCAGCttgagctggacgtggggctgaGCCGGGAGGCGCAGGTTGGGGAGGCAGCCACCGGCGAGGGTGGCTTGAGGCTGAAGATGCCCACACTGGGGGCCAGGGCCGAAGCTGGGGAAGAGGGGCCTGGAGACCAGCCCCCAGGGGCCGAGCGCACCTTCCGCCTCTCGCTGCCCGACGTGGAGCTCTCGCCACCTGCTGTGGGCAGCCACGCCGAGTACCAGGTGGCAGAGGGCGAGGGGGATGCCGGACACAAGCTCAAGGTGCGGCTGCCCCGGTTCGGCCTGGTTCGGGCCAAGGAGGGCATGGAAGAGGGTGAAAAGACCAAGAGCCCAAAACTCAGGCTGCCCCGCGTGGGCTTCAGCCAGAGCGAGGTAGTCACTGGGGAAGGCTCCCCCAgccccgaggaggaggaggaggagggcggcgGGGAAGGGGCCCCCGGGCGCCGAGGCAGAGTCCGAGTCCGCCTGCCCCGCGTGGGCCTGGCCACCCCTTCCAAGGCCTCTCGGGGACAGGAGGGCGACGCAGCCCCCAAGTCCCCTGGCGGGGAGAAGTCACCTAAGTTCCGCTTCCCCCGGGTGTCCCTAAGCCCCAAGACCCGGAGTGGGAGCGGGGACCGGGAGGAGGGTGGATTCCGGGTCCGGCTGCCCAGCGTAGGGTTTTCGGAGACAGGGGCTCCAGGCCCTGCCAGGATGGAGGGGGCGCAGGCTGTCATCTGA